The Candidatus Polarisedimenticolaceae bacterium genome segment AGTAAAAGGGGCCTGACCCCTATTTCCACCTGACCCCTATTTCGACAACGGGATGGTCGAACGCGCGGGCTTGAGCGCCTTGCAGAGGGCGTCGACGCACGCGCCGTCGAACTGTTCGCCCCGATGCTCGCGCAGGAGCCCCTGCGCGCGCTCGCCGGACATCTTCGCCCGCACCATGGACGTCGTCATGGCGTCGTACGACTCGGCGACGGCGAGGATGCGCGCCGCGAGCGGGATGTCGTCGCCGCGGCGCCCGTGGTACCCCTGACCGTCGACGCGCTCGTGGTGGTAGAGGATCGCCTCCGCCACGCTCTCGTCGTCGTCGAGGGCACGCAGGATCTTCGCGCCGCGGTCGGCATGGGTCCGCAGGAGCCGGATCTGGCGCTCCTCGAGAGGGCCGGTCTGACGGAGCATCTCGACCGGAAGCGCCACCTTGCCGATGTCGTGCAGCATCGCGGCCCGCAGGAGCGGCGTCGCGGCGGAGTCGGGTAGGCCCAGCTCGTCGGCGATCATCGCGGAGAACGAGGTCACGCGCTCGGCGTGGCCGGGCTCGAAGCCGTCGCGACGGTCGGCGAAATCCGCGACGCGCGCCGCCACCTCGAGGTAGGGCGCGGGAGGTTTCTCGAAGCGCGGGACCCGCGTCCGCATCGCCGCGGTGAATCGGTGGACCGCCGCCTTCCAGCCTTGCGCCGGCGCCTCGCTCCCATCGGGGGCTTCCCGCAGCACCACGCGACGGACCCGCACCAGCGCATCCACGCGGCCGAGGAACTCCTCCGCCATGAACGGGCTCTGGAGGCGGTCGACCAGTCGGTCGTCCAGCTCGATCTCACGCCAAGGATCGACGTCGTGTTGCACGAACAGCAGCGGTGCGGGGAATCCGCGCGCCGTGCGGCCGGGGACGCGGAGCACGTCGTCGGGGGACTCGACCGCGACCACGATAAGGTCGGGAGCCGCTTCCCTTTCCCGCTCGCGCCAGACGGCGGTGTCGCGGACCGGGACCACGCGGTGGCCGTCCTGGCGCAACAACGCCACGAGGCCCCCGGCCCGATCGCGGTTCCCGCCCACCAGCAAGACGTCGGCCAAGGGTGTCCTCCGCCGCCAATATAGGCGGCGGGGATCGCTTGTCACGTCTCTCGCGATTCTCCGCGCCGGAGGAGTCCCGCCTGGACCAGCCCGACGATCAACCAACCGCCGAGTCCGTCGACGAGCGTTGCAAGAAGGTAATCGGACGGGTAGTTGAACCAGGCCCACTGCGCCCCGGGGCCCAGCGCCCAGGCGAACAGGCCGAGCGCGAGGACGAAGGCGGCCCGGCCGAGATAGGACGCGGGCCCGACGCGCGACAACGCCCATCCCGAGAATCCCGCCGCGGCGAGGGCGAACGCGAGCCCCCGTGCGAGCGGCCAGAACATCCGGTTCGGCGTCGTCCCCTGCGGGTCGAAGACGAGCACCCCGACCGGGCCACGGCGCAGCTTCTCCTCGCGTGCGCGCACCGCCGCCGCCTTCTCTTCGGCGGACATGCCGCGCAGGTCGGGAAGCCCCGGGAAGACGTAAACCCCCGCGCCGAGTCCGCGGTCCTTGAGATCGGCGGCAACCCGATCCTCGTTCGGCAGCGTTCGGAAGGCGCCGCTCGTCAGCGGGACGAGCGTCCAGGTCACGAACCCCCACACGAACAGCGCGATGCCCCCCGCGACCCCCGCGGTCCAGAGTCTCCGACGAGCGCTCACTCGCGACCCTCCCGCGCCCAGCCGAGCCAGGCCTGCCGACTCCCCGTCAGCAACGCCGTGCCCACCGCGGCGTAGATCCAGCCGACGATCCCCCAGGAAATCCCGGAGTGCCGCAACGTCCATCCCAGGGCCATCATCCCCGCCACGAGCATCCACGCGGCGCCGCTGAAGGCCTCGGTCAGCGGCCGCACCCGGTCCGACGCGGCGATACGTCGCGCGTTCGCCGCCGCGCGCGGCGCGAGGAGGAAATGCCCCTTCGCGATACCCACCGCGACGGCCGCCGCCCACGACGGCCACCGCCATCCGCCGCCGTGCAGCACGAGCCAGCGCGTGCCCGCGAGGCCGAGGCCGAGCCCCACGCCGCTCCACACGATCGCGCCGAACAGCAGTCGATGGCGTCGGGACACGGACAACACGCGGGGTCCCTCCGGGAGCGGGTCAGGATAGCGCGGCGTCCACCCAGTCCAGCATCGCCGCAGCCGCCCAGAGGCGCGGATGCCCCGATTGCCAGTACCCGCAGTGCCCGCCCCCGCGGGGATGTGCGAAGCGCGCGAGGGGGGAACGGTTCCGGAACGGCTCGAGCGTCGCGACGTCGACGAAGGGGTCGTTCTCGGCCGAAAGGATCAGCGTCGGCCGCCGGATCCCCGGGAGGAGCGGGCCGGCGCTCGCGGCGGCGTAATACGCCGAGGCGGAGTCGTACCCCGCATCGGGGGCGGTGAACCCGTCGTCGAAGCGACGCAACGTCCGAATCCGCCACGGCCAGGCCGACGGCCCCGCGACCGGTCGAAGGCGCCGCAGCCGCCCGACCTGCACGCACAGGAGCACGACGAAATGGAGGTGGTAGATCGCGTTTCCGGGGCGCTCCAGCGCGCGAAGGCACCCCTCGAGGTCGAGTGGCGGGTTGATCCCCACGACCGCGTCGGCGACGCATGCGTCGCCCGAGGTCGCCGCGTAGCGGGCGACGAGGTTCCCTCCGAGGGAGAAGCCGGCGGCGACGAACGGCCTCGGGAACCCCTCCCGGTCGAGGGCCGCGAGCACGCCCCCGGCGTCGTCTCCCTGCCCCGCGTTGCACAGCGTCGCGGATAGCCGCCCCGTCCCGCCGCACGTCCGGAGGTTCATCCGGACCGTCGTCCAGCCCCGACCGAGGGCGTGTCGCGCGGTGCGGACGATGTAGGGCGCGTCGGCGCTTCCGCCGAGGCCGTGGATCAGGAGGAGCGTCCCGGTCGTCCGCCCCGGGGAGCGGTCGACCGCGCAGCGCACCGTCGCGTTGGGCGCGACGGGGACGTCGAGCGTCTCCCGCCTCCCCTCGAGGGGTCGCGCGGCGACCACGGACGGAACGATCGTCTGCAGGTGGCGTCCGGGAAGCCAGAGAGGCGGCCGGTAGGCCTGAAGCGCGTCGCTCACGCGCTCCTGCGCACGACCAGCAGGGTGATGTCGTCGCCGGGAGGGGCGCCCGCGCCGAACGTCCCGACCTCCTGATCGATCCGCTTGAGGATCTCCGCGGCCGAGAGCGTCGCGGCCTCGCGCGCCACCTCCGCGAGCCGCGCCTCGCCGAACTCCTCGCCGGACGGGCTCGTGGTCTCGGTCACGCCGTCGCTGTACAGGACGACGACGTCCCCCGGCTCGAGCTCGCAGGTGCGGGACTCGAAGGTTCCGTCGGCATCGAACCCGAGGATGCCGCCGCCGCCCCGAAGCGACTCGACGGCGCCCGTCGCGCGGAGCAGCAGAGGCGGGTTGTGTCCGGCGTTGCAGTAGGTGAGGGTGCCGGTCGCCGGATCGAGCGCGGCGAAGAAGAGGGTCACGAACCGGTTCGCGGGGAAGTTGGCGCAGACCACCCGGTTGAGCGCGCGGATGAGCTTCGACGGGTCGCCGTGCATCTCCGCGAGCACCTGGACGCCTCCCTTGAGGCTCGTCATGAGCAGCGCCGCGGGCATCCCCTTCCCGGAGACGTCGCCCAGGAGCAACGCGAACTGGCCGCCCGGATAACGGAAGAAATCGTAGTAGTCGCCGCCGACCGTGCGCGACGGCACGTTGCGGCCCGCGATGTCGAAACCGGGGACGTCGGGAACCGCCTGCG includes the following:
- a CDS encoding HD domain-containing phosphohydrolase; amino-acid sequence: MADVLLVGGNRDRAGGLVALLRQDGHRVVPVRDTAVWREREREAAPDLIVVAVESPDDVLRVPGRTARGFPAPLLFVQHDVDPWREIELDDRLVDRLQSPFMAEEFLGRVDALVRVRRVVLREAPDGSEAPAQGWKAAVHRFTAAMRTRVPRFEKPPAPYLEVAARVADFADRRDGFEPGHAERVTSFSAMIADELGLPDSAATPLLRAAMLHDIGKVALPVEMLRQTGPLEERQIRLLRTHADRGAKILRALDDDESVAEAILYHHERVDGQGYHGRRGDDIPLAARILAVAESYDAMTTSMVRAKMSGERAQGLLREHRGEQFDGACVDALCKALKPARSTIPLSK
- a CDS encoding alpha/beta fold hydrolase, translated to MSDALQAYRPPLWLPGRHLQTIVPSVVAARPLEGRRETLDVPVAPNATVRCAVDRSPGRTTGTLLLIHGLGGSADAPYIVRTARHALGRGWTTVRMNLRTCGGTGRLSATLCNAGQGDDAGGVLAALDREGFPRPFVAAGFSLGGNLVARYAATSGDACVADAVVGINPPLDLEGCLRALERPGNAIYHLHFVVLLCVQVGRLRRLRPVAGPSAWPWRIRTLRRFDDGFTAPDAGYDSASAYYAAASAGPLLPGIRRPTLILSAENDPFVDVATLEPFRNRSPLARFAHPRGGGHCGYWQSGHPRLWAAAAMLDWVDAALS